CACCTCATCGTTTGGTCTCACTCTCGGTCCATCTCCTTCTACTTCCCTAGTGGCATATACTGATGCTGATTGGGCCGGGTGCCCTGACACCCGACGTTCTACGAGTGGTTATTGCGTCTACTTCGGTGATAATTTGATTTCCTGGTCCTCCAAACGCCAGGCGACTGTCTCTCGTTCTAGTGCCGAAGCCGAATATCGTGGGGTCGCCAATGTAGTTGCCGAAATTTGTTGGCTTCATAACCTGCTGCTCGAACTCTCTCTGCCTCTCACGCGAGCTACCATGGTTTATTGTGATAATGTCAGTGCCATTTATCTCTCTGGCAATCCGGTTCAACACCAGCGCACGAAGCACATTGAGTTGGATATACATTTCGTCCGCGAACAGGTTCAGCGGGGTCATGTTCGCATTCTTCATGTACCGTCTCGATATCATATTGCCGATATTTTCACCAAAGGGCTACCAAGAATTTTATTTGAAGATTTTCGTGCCAGccttcgactgcgggggtgtaatagcGATCATGATTATAGGGACTATTATTAGTAAATATTTGTGATTATCTTATATCCATAATTATTGGCATTCCCTTGTATTATATATTGGATATTAATCAATGAGAAAGATACGGTTCATATTCCTTTAATATATAATCATGTATCTTGTAATGACTAGAAATATACTGAAAGTGAAAGTATTTGTCCTCATGGTCAACTTCTACTACAATAATACCACTGATAAATAGTTGGTATATATCAGTCGGATATATTGGTCCGTAGCTTAAGGACTAAGGAGTATCTGAACCCATAAATATCAACAAATGTTATCATTTTAAAGCACAAtgattatattttatttaaaatatataaaaaaaactgttCAAATTTGAAGAGTTGTAATTACCAAGATAATTTTGTCATAAATATTAAATGCAGATTCTTTTAGACGAGAGAAGTAGCGTAAGTTTTGGCATATATACACAATACTATGGAGTATGGTCGTTGTATCAAATCGTGAATTAAATTCATACAGCAGTTGCTAATAGTTAATGTAGCTGACAAGATAGGAAGACATGGAAAATGACTGGTTGAGATGAAAAATGAAAGCCTTTTATTATTTACATCAACTCCAAcagtttttactttttttttagtAAGTTTAATTGTGTAAATCAATATTCTGTTATAAATTTACTTCAATAAGTTTTTCTTTTGTATCTTTTCTATTGTGCAATATAAATTTTATCTTTTGTATCTATAACTTTTTAGATGGTGTATGTTTTTGTTAAAAGCTTTATTTAGGGTTACTTCTGactttatttagggttactacgGAAAGTATAAAATTGGATAATATTTCTCCctttgtttatatttatttaaaaatttataatggtagacgatggtggtgggtggtggacgtggATGGTGGGTGGcagtggtggacggtggtggtggtggtggtgatggacgatgggggtggtggacgtggacggtgggtggtggttgtggtgggtgATGGTGTTTAACCCTATGCAGAACTTAGAAGATTTTAGAAGTGACTGGAACAAGTCTACACCAAGAAGAGCTCATacttttttttaatgaaacgtcttcgaAAAAACAAACAGTTTGCGGATGGCAATGTCTGCGCAGCGTAGACAGAAGAAGTTGCGCAAatctttttttaaaaacaaacaacaccttaatAAGTATGTGAGTTTTCTGTTCTGTATGTGTCATATATGGAACTCAAGGAAGTTGCATTTAATCTTATTTTGAGATAAACattcttttttttaataattatctTTAAGCTGGTCAAACTAATTTTTTTCAAAGTCTAAGGAAAGAGTTAGTATTTTTGAATACATATTCCATGGTTAAAGTTTAAGGAAAAGAGTTAGTATTTTTGAATACATATTCCATGGTTAAATTTCGAAAATCTAAAAATTTGATATCATCTCAAAGTGGAAAAAACATTTGTCCAAAAGAAATATAATTTTTCTAGTCATATTGTAGTTGAGTTAATAAAGAGGTAGCTGCCGAAAGATCTGTGGCATGTTCCTGATCATCAATAAATACAAAGAGAATCTTGACCTGTGGCATTGCCTTTTCTCTTGCCGCCATTAATGCTCTTCCATGAACCCTAGTTTGAAGGTTTGAATTATGATTTTTTCATGATGATCTTGCTACTGTGTTGTAAAATCTTTGGCTGTTCAAAAGAAATTTGATCAATAATAACTCTGGTTGTTGGAGATGCAAGTTAAGTTAGTTGAATGTTAAAATGTAggttactttttttttttaattttaatacaaACTTTATTTAGAGTAAAAAATTTGAAGTTTTAGTTGATTCTAAAAACCAACAAAACCCGATGTCCTAAGcccaaaactggaattctgatctGCTTAAACATAGTCAATAAGATTCTACACATAGCACGTAAATTAGTATAACTCAATATTTTTTTGTATTATACTAATATAACGTACTCAACTTATTTACTATGCATTAGTGTATATACTATTTCTATTGCTTTTCTTAAATTGGAAGATATAACAGGTTCTTAAGAAAGAAGCATGATACAATTGTTTAAACTTAATTTTGCAAGTGAATCAACCTTTAATTTCGATCACTGTCGTAGAGATAAACCGGACGAAGAACAGGAACTTGCATAAAACTCTATGCGGCTCTTTTTTCATTAATTGGAAGCAATGAAAATTACAATGTATGATAACCAAAACTTGACTCAAGTTATATGCTATGCTTGTTACGTCAAAACACGAGTCACACGAACACTAGAACAAACGCAGCAAGCTCACACACTCACACACTCtaaatcacaagaacaagaacCAGGGGCGGAACCATAATGTAACGAGCCGTAGCatgggctacggctcaaccccgtattcgtagttattttttatacaaaggatacccaaAAAAAAATACGAGGATACCCTTAACCAAAAATATGATACTTACTAAAATCTCATTTTTTTAGAGTTAAAatttaaatgcccggatagtccctgtggtttgacattttttcacctttagtccctaactttctaaaattacctctatagtccccaacttttcaattttcgttcccggatagtccctgacgtggatgggggttagttttctcagttaagttggTGTAAAATGACTATAATACCCTCAAAATTAAAATAACCCTAAACAATTAAAGCAGACCTCCCCCCTCTTGTCTATCTCCCTCCCATGTTCTCTCCTACATCTTCTAAACCTAAAAAAAAGCAGTCGCAGATCTTCTTTCATTCGCCTCCTCCTCTTGTCCATCTCCCCTGTTCGCTCCTCCACCTTCTAAACCTAAAAAACATCGCTCCAGACGAGTTCTCCACAGCGACGCCAGTTCTGGCTCCCAAACATCGCTTTCATGTCCCCTGCTTCTTGTTCCGCTAAGGtcagtttgtttgtttgattgattTGATATTTTGATCTGTAGGGATTTGACATTGTTAAAACCTAAATATCGAGTTGAATTCGTCAATATCTGCGCAATTCTCAGGAATTTAGCTATGTTTTTATGGAGAATTTGGATTAGGTTTTGTTGAATGTAAACAGAGTATGACACTTGAATTCGTTTTTGTAAATGCATTTGATCGTTAAAACCTAAAATCAGATTATGTGTTTAGTTATGTAAAATCGAAGTTTGTTTGAACGGTGACGTTTCTTGCAGCTTCGATTGAGTCCGATTCGGATGATAACTGAGGTGGGTTTGAACTAGAGTTTTGAAATTGGGGGTTTTTTATTTGCGGGTTTTGAAATTGGGGGTTTCTTCTTCTTTAGATGACGATGATGAGGCCTCATTCTCTGCTTCCGAGATCGTTGGGGATGTCGCGGTGGTTTGAGGGAGGTGTCAGGGATGTCGGGGGGTGGTGTCTCGGTGGTTTGAGGGTGGGCTATGTTGTGTTAGTTGACTGGTGGCTGTTAACCATTGGTGGCGGTGGTCGGTTGGTTGTaagggtgggtggtggtggtagtaGTAGGTGGTCGCAGGTGGGGATGTAGGGGTGGTGCTGCTGGTTGTGTGTGGTAGGTGGTGGCATGGGGTTTTGTTGGATATAGAGAGGGAACTAATTAAATCATTTTACttaagggcattatagtcattttatacaaacttaactgagaaaactaacccccatccacgtcagggactatccgggaacgaagattgaaaagttggggactatagaggtaattttagaaagtttgggactaaaggtgaaaaaagaccaaaccacagggactatccgggcatttaactcttttttttataAGCCAAGACATTTTACAACCCGAAAACTTATAGAATAATCAAGCTCGAATGATAAAATACgcccaaaataataataataataataataataataataataataataataataataataataataagagtaaattacgtttttggcccctgtggttatatcacttttactatattagcccaaaataagaatttttaacatatctgcccccatggtctctataactaaccattttggcccctaagtctaaccattttagcccccatggtctctataactaaccattttggcccccatgatctctagacttaggggccaaaatggttagttatagaaaccataggggcagatatgttaaaaattcttattttgggctaatatagtaaaaatgatataaccacaggggccaaaaacgtaatttactcataataataataataataataataataataataatagaattGAAAGGAGGCTCTAAATATAATTGATAAAGTTAGCCCAATACCCAAAACAATATTATAATTGAATACGTGATCTTGCCCGTCATATGGTGTAAACCGAAACACATAGTTCTTGTCCTTTGTTTTATCGGGTAGTGAAGCTAGCTTTGATTTTATCGGTTGCAACCAAAACTGTTGAAAGATGTTTTTTCTAAATTGAATGGGCCCGGAATATTTGAaaaatgctatggtttgtgagATCGAAAAAGAAACTTTTGATGATGTAAAAGACGAtgatgtgatggaacgatttcaagctatgaaaaaagaAGAGGATAAATCTATTagatatttgttttattttatttatcatcgttttttattattgtatgattgcacaGTAATTTTTTCGGGATACCCGTAAATTAATGGGCTAGCTCCGCCACTGACAAGAGCACAAGATTCATAGTGGTTCGATCAAGCTTGATCTACATCCGCTCTTCGTAACTAGTTCTTTCTTTGTATTAGGTGTTCAAAGTGTACATATACAAAAATAAGAAGTATTTATAGGGTACAAATTAGGTTActgaatataataataatatatcttTATCAGACTGAAAAATGACCAATCCTCTTCCTAGAGGAACAATCCTCTACCTAGAGGAATAATCACCAGACTAGAGGAATAATCATCTGCTCGAGTCAAATCTTCCATAACCCAACAATCTTCCACTTGGAGGCTTTGACGACTTCAAACTGCTCTCCTTAAAACTtcatcttcagaagcaactctgGAAACACTCTACCTTCACTAGTTGTGGGCGGCCTTCTCATCAATTAACCCGAAGGCCAATTCAATAGAGACGGCAAAAATACTTGAGCACGTCGGgcatacccgaaacccgacacaaatgggGCTGGTAtaccgatacccgacgggtattagGCCATGTATGGGATTAGTTTTAAAAGATGACATTTTTGCTTTCTGTCTTTGTACAATTTGTTTTCATAAAAGATGACATTTTGCCTTCTGATTACTTTTCTGCTTTCATTATCCCAAAGCCTGTAACCTATTTTTCTGACCCATAACCAATGATTGTGCACTTCTTGGACTTTGAGTCTAACTTATCCCTGTCACCATCTTCTAACAAATCGTAAGCACTACAACCAAACACTCTTAAGTGTTCGAGACTTACCTCATTTCCTTGCCACATTTCTTCTAGCAATTTTAAACCCAAGGGAACTGATGGTGATCGATTGATCAAGTAGGCTGCAGTGTTAACTGCATCTGCCCAGAATGTTTTAGGCATCCCAGCATTCAACCTCATGCTTCTTGCCCTCTCATTCAATGTTGTGTTCATTCTCTCAGCTACACCATTCTACTGAGGAGTTCCTGGAACCGTCCTGATCATCTTTATCCCTTTCTTGACACAATAGTCAATAAACATCTTGCTTATTTATTCACCACCGCTGTCCGACTTTAAGCACTTTACCTTCAAATTATTTCATTTTCAACAGTGGATTTCCATATCTTAAAAGTATCAAATACATCAGATTTATGTTTAAGAAAATAGATCCAAACCTTGTGTGTTGAATCATCGATGAAAGTAACATAGTATCTCGAGGCTCCTAGAGATGAAACTGATGTTGGTTCATATACATCCGAGTGAACAAGCTCTAGCTTCTGAGCTTTCGGTGTCTTCCTGTCTTCACAAAAGTGACCCTCTTTTGTTTACCAAGGACACAAGATTCACAGAATtcagtttccatattcttcaaaTCTAGAAACTTCCCTTTCTGAACCAACATCTTCATTCCCTTCTCACTCATATGTCCGAGTCGGTTGTACCATAAATTAGATGGACTCGGACTGGTGGTCATGGCATGAACACCTTCGGCATGAATCTTTACCATGTATGGCGTGCCTTTCTTCTTTCCTTTGGCAATCACTAAGTTGTCTTTGATCACTTTCCATTGTCCACCCTCAAAGTGAACATTAATCCCTTCATCGTCTAATTTACCAACTGAAATCAACTTTCTCCTCAAATTAGGAATGACCTTGACATCTTTCAATGTCCATATAGTTCCCAATGAGGTCTTCAAGTCTACATCCCCAATACCCATAATATCAAGCATTTGATCATCAGCTAAACGAACTTTACCAAAGTTACATATTCATAGATTCTTGACCAAATCCGGGCATGAGGTAGCATGGAAAGAAGCACCCGACTCCATAATCCAGGATTCCAATGAATTCTCAACACACATATGAGAGCATCTCCCGATTCTTCAGAAGATACACTGTTTACTTCTTTCTTTGCAGCTGGTTTTGTACATTGGCTTCTAAAGTGACCTTTTTTGTAGTTCCAACATTCAGTGTATTTTCTTTTCTTTGACTGCCCCCGTTTTCTGGACTTTGACCTACCTCGATAATGTCCTCTATCGTTTCTTCTTCCTCTACTTTCTGTGTCCAATAAAGAACTTGAACTAGAGGTTTCACTATTGCTTCTCTGTCTGATATCTTCATTTATAATCAAGTCACGAATACTCTCAAAAGTGAGTTTGGTAGTGCCGGATGCCTACTAACAGCTGTGATTGTGCCTGACCAACTATCAAAGATGATAAAAGGAGGAGCGCTTGAACTTCATCATCAAGCTTTATTTCAACCGAGGCTAAACGAGAGATAATCGAATTAAACTCGTTTATTTGAGAAGTAACCGACATGCCTTCCTTCATCTTGGTGTTAACCAATTGTCGGATGAGGAATACTTTGTTTGAAGTAGATGGTTTTTCATACGTGTTGGACAGAGATTTTAATACACCATACGTAGTTGTTTCATTAACAATGTTATACGCAACACTCTTTGCCAACGAAAGCCTAACCACACCCAAAGCTTGTCTATCCAACAACTTCCATTCTTCATCATACATGTCATCGGGTTGTTGTCCCAACATAGGAAAATGCAAACCCATTTGATACCACAAATCCTCAATTTGCATTCTCCAAAATCCATAATCAATACCATCAAACTTGCCGATCTTGATTTTACTATCTTCTGccattttaacaaataattatcaACTCCTACGAACCAAATGAGTTCGTACTACTAAAGAATAATAATACTAGCAAAAGCAATAAACGGAAACAAACACTTATCTATTTCAAGCTTTAAAATGGCAATGAACAAATAATGGTAGGTTGATAAGATCCTTGTCAAAGGTTGAGGGGTCTTCTTGCAAATAATGGAAACTTGATTTTTCCTAAGAGAGAGAAAGCAAAAAGAAGCGTGTTATTCTTCTTCTTCCCGGACGCACCCTGCTCTCTGCACTTCACAAAATCAGGCGACCAAAGTGCAAAATCAAAGCCCTAATCTTCAATTTTTGGAACCCTAGATGCGATCTCTAGCAACAAGAATCTCTGATTTTGGAATCATAGGCGGTGGTGTGAACCCCTTATCGGAGTTAGAACTGACGGCGAAAGCGGTTGTGCTGGCGACGACGGGAGATGAGTGGCCGTGGCAGCGGCGACGGCTACTTGGTTGACAAACCCTAGTCGCGATTTCTACAGAAGATGTCTTCAAATCATAACCCTAGTCCCGACAGGTGTCTTCTTCTTCACCTCTTTTTTGCTACTAGTTCATGTTAATCGATCAACAGCCTGAGCTCTgatactgtcacgacccccgacccggtttgacccgtttcaggagccgcgggacaggaatcccgtggtatttaatttaggcgacagcagaagtctttttaaaacaggatctttcaataatttaaactgctcgtttcataacttagggataaattcccgtactttacaataatgtgatttctcagggaaatcttttattttcaaaacatgtttcttttatttatttacattgagccacttttctaagctgagagtgctccacggcacttttccttgctcacaacagatcacctgaaacatgtttgaaaaaggttttgtcagcggggaaatactgagtgaatcattcattttactgaaaacgacacattttttataatctacagtattaaggggaattacaatgtttctgatatcaaatcaactacccacagtatttgtcactcgactacccattggctatctcgttgtccaaatggtgtctgtgactgtggtcagatcaccccttggctaactcgttgtccaagtgtgacgggaaataagtaatgtatacaaaaccccacataccggctgtaacttggtgattacatagacttaatcactgtaactataactttgaaaataatttggagttttgtaaaacagttgataaaaaaaagagaatgactcacattgccgatttacgagcagagtataagctttactgattagccttctaacctaatttaaataacaatgcacacacaaacgggattagtaactaattcagcagttacgtcaattcacgagattaaaccctcacaactattatcaagtgcgatacttaacaatccaatggattcacaacgaatgacagagcatagtccgaattcgaacagcactcaaacattcaagttgaaatcacaatgaataacaaagtacaagct
This is a stretch of genomic DNA from Helianthus annuus cultivar XRQ/B chromosome 16, HanXRQr2.0-SUNRISE, whole genome shotgun sequence. It encodes these proteins:
- the LOC110888439 gene encoding uncharacterized mitochondrial protein AtMg00810-like; protein product: MGFRNSRCDASLFTYKQGPDTAYLLLYVDDILLVTSSDALRHRLLATLSTEFAMKDLGPLSYFLGISVSRNKNTMLLSQQSYATDIITRAGMQSCNSVATPVDTNAKLSTLSSDPFHDPTLYRSLAGALQYLTFTRPDITYAVQQICMHMHAPCVDHWNALKRIIRYIKGTSSFGLTLGPSPSTSLVAYTDADWAGCPDTRRSTSGYCVYFGDNLISWSSKRQATVSRSSAEAEYRGVANVVAEICWLHNLLLELSLPLTRATMVYCDNVSAIYLSGNPVQHQRTKHIELDIHFVREQVQRGHVRILHVPSRYHIADIFTKGLPRILFEDFRASLRLRGCNSDHDYRDYY